The Leisingera caerulea DSM 24564 genome has a window encoding:
- a CDS encoding ATPase, T2SS/T4P/T4SS family, whose amino-acid sequence MTELHLAFLPSQEAAIKELIQRSSGIALVSGADADARTLALEYVARSMRSHDRMRVSVVALPGAFRAPPESIVPMQPGGDRMVSAVRYAMYSDPDALIVDPIDAEGAPLLARTGAEAARWGIGVWASIEGSAADKALARLAGFFSEGFDPWSAGLLSGLFHVAKLPRLCAVCSQPGAGKVSGEYSNLFEGHGSWRERGAGCDACSDGINGAEVIGEIVVLPGSGKHAAPAPSYPSPGLSALAHALARAAEGVCEANAVLDAFGPLPADPLQRSALMETLRNNAISPAGKHTP is encoded by the coding sequence GTGACCGAGCTGCATTTGGCGTTCCTGCCAAGCCAGGAGGCCGCGATAAAAGAGCTGATCCAGCGCTCATCCGGTATCGCGCTTGTCTCTGGTGCGGATGCGGACGCGCGAACGCTTGCGTTGGAGTATGTGGCACGCAGCATGCGCTCCCATGACCGCATGCGGGTCTCCGTCGTTGCACTGCCGGGGGCGTTCCGGGCTCCGCCCGAGAGCATCGTGCCCATGCAGCCGGGCGGTGACCGAATGGTCTCAGCTGTCCGCTACGCGATGTATTCGGATCCCGATGCATTGATCGTGGACCCGATCGATGCGGAAGGGGCGCCGCTCCTTGCCCGCACCGGCGCTGAAGCCGCACGCTGGGGCATCGGCGTGTGGGCAAGCATTGAGGGAAGTGCTGCTGATAAGGCGCTTGCGCGCCTGGCTGGTTTTTTCTCTGAAGGGTTTGATCCCTGGAGTGCAGGCCTGCTCTCCGGTCTCTTCCATGTCGCGAAACTGCCCCGGCTTTGCGCTGTTTGCTCACAGCCGGGCGCGGGAAAGGTTTCAGGGGAGTATTCAAATCTTTTCGAAGGGCACGGCAGCTGGCGCGAAAGGGGTGCTGGCTGCGACGCATGCTCAGATGGCATCAATGGTGCCGAAGTTATTGGCGAGATTGTCGTTCTGCCTGGATCCGGCAAGCACGCCGCCCCGGCGCCGTCCTATCCATCACCGGGCTTGAGCGCTCTTGCCCATGCCCTCGCAAGAGCCGCGGAAGGGGTTTGCGAGGCTAACGCAGTGCTGGACGCCTTCGGCCCTCTTCCAGCCGATCCTTTGCAGCGCTCTGCGCTGATGGAAACACTCCGCAATAACGCCATCTCCCCTGCCGGAAAGCATACGCCATGA
- a CDS encoding GspE/PulE family protein, which translates to MSTDILKQSISSAELLTRPNGPVQIADSQRRQVALFSNGVAIITTGDRWSADVKMALSTATRRGYEIKEFHEVEPTVLMDLYADETGGATEAIALELDRQVDLSEILAKAAAERASDVHIRVLKRYAEIRIRVFGRAKDLGFREPDEGMALIKAAFAVASDQSGATSDLSFQQGALTSKSNLLPNKVEMVRLQYSPTSDGRGALVMRLKYEAPANEIEIDHLGYNAQQISDIATMRRRTNGMYILAGKVSSGKSTTLQRVLNKMFIDKLREITMYTIEEPVELDLPGAIQVPVRSGQNGVDGFTEAMKASLRSDPNVIVMGETRSSETSNLAIQAVMTGHALWTTVHAGSALGILDRMIDLGVPAWKLQDPQVIRGLVYQRLAGVMCEHCRITFREAVAKGQLDKELAKKLINVFKKGADDLYVRGPGCDHCKLGLSGRTVVAETVLTDPKLLELFARGERIQMREYWMRPVDEGGLGGLPVLHHALSKVGAGLCDINEVEEEVDLFSAYERDFMFLQERLRSDVAVLEQEQEMKKRLEK; encoded by the coding sequence ATGAGCACCGACATACTCAAGCAAAGCATTTCGAGTGCTGAACTGCTGACGCGGCCAAACGGGCCTGTACAGATTGCGGACTCCCAGCGCAGGCAGGTTGCGCTGTTCTCAAACGGGGTTGCCATCATCACGACCGGCGACCGCTGGTCCGCTGACGTAAAGATGGCCCTCTCCACGGCGACACGCCGCGGGTATGAGATCAAAGAGTTCCATGAGGTCGAGCCCACCGTCCTCATGGACCTCTATGCTGATGAGACCGGGGGCGCCACTGAGGCGATCGCACTGGAGCTGGACCGGCAGGTCGACCTTTCGGAGATCCTGGCAAAAGCTGCGGCGGAGCGCGCGTCCGACGTCCATATCCGCGTTCTCAAGCGGTATGCAGAGATCAGGATCCGTGTGTTCGGCCGGGCCAAGGATCTTGGCTTCCGGGAGCCCGATGAGGGGATGGCGCTGATCAAAGCCGCCTTTGCCGTTGCCTCTGACCAAAGCGGAGCGACCTCTGACCTGAGCTTCCAGCAGGGCGCGCTGACCTCGAAATCGAACCTTCTGCCCAACAAGGTGGAGATGGTCCGCCTGCAGTATTCGCCAACATCAGATGGCCGCGGCGCCCTTGTCATGCGCCTCAAATATGAAGCGCCGGCGAATGAGATCGAAATCGACCATCTGGGCTATAATGCCCAGCAGATTTCCGACATTGCCACGATGCGGCGCCGGACAAACGGGATGTATATCCTGGCCGGGAAAGTGTCCTCGGGTAAATCGACAACACTGCAGCGCGTCCTGAACAAGATGTTCATCGACAAGCTGCGCGAAATCACGATGTACACCATCGAAGAACCGGTCGAACTGGATCTGCCCGGCGCCATTCAGGTGCCGGTACGCTCAGGGCAGAACGGGGTCGATGGCTTCACTGAGGCGATGAAAGCCTCTTTGCGCTCCGACCCGAACGTCATTGTCATGGGTGAGACGCGTTCATCTGAAACGAGCAACCTGGCCATTCAGGCGGTGATGACCGGCCACGCCCTTTGGACAACGGTCCATGCAGGCTCCGCGCTTGGCATTCTTGACCGCATGATCGACCTTGGTGTGCCCGCGTGGAAGCTGCAGGATCCGCAAGTTATCCGCGGCCTGGTCTATCAGCGTCTGGCCGGTGTCATGTGCGAGCACTGCCGCATCACTTTCAGGGAAGCGGTTGCCAAAGGTCAGCTGGACAAAGAGCTTGCGAAAAAGCTTATCAATGTTTTCAAAAAGGGAGCCGATGATCTCTATGTCCGCGGCCCCGGCTGCGACCACTGCAAACTTGGCCTCTCCGGCCGGACAGTGGTTGCGGAGACGGTTCTCACCGACCCGAAGCTGCTTGAGCTCTTCGCCCGCGGCGAACGCATCCAGATGCGGGAATACTGGATGAGGCCTGTCGACGAGGGTGGACTGGGCGGCCTGCCGGTATTGCACCACGCCCTCTCTAAAGTCGGTGCGGGTCTCTGCGACATCAACGAGGTCGAAGAGGAGGTGGATCTGTTTTCGGCCTACGAGCGCGACTTCATGTTCCTGCAGGAACGCCTGCGCTCCGATGTCGCCGTTCTGGAACAGGAACAGGAAATGAAAAAGAGGCTGGAAAAGTGA
- the pilO2 gene encoding type 4b pilus protein PilO2, protein MNFDNEETQNIDQKADGAAPSGLSALLRKFNWRRSAASETEESPESAPGESLYEDPPAEDVSKDAASGKLAWLQRLKPQAGRSSEQVSDDIFLEDAGVLSFGTKKAAIGLTWTSIEEDTAVKDKIEEMNDLTRDDPTQATVDFKLYTDTLDNGFIGLGSPDQGQVPGMRALVTMLPPEVTGPRWIGVFQLSEASDTWWVGSIRDGKVFDDQILRSREAAEQIFLADLEAPDWTAVYAPLEWGIPQTRREKLHELVDLRSGSKLKSCTPIKDNLPRILLGSVLLAAAAGGYFFIEHQRAEQERELRELRRRAEQGMTFSPHDVPWHKSVEIGGFIEVCMKEMAKSAILIPGWEAQPISCSFDKGKGTISTGWSRSGGSFSWLRAAIPADEPAPRLSANGETASWGRTFEFSVNEISFQEKPWSGVLIEERLRERFQVLGAPLAIRPNDKNQKAARTHPVFNSHDIRISAPYRLTNFGDILEDVPALVPQALLYNMQTGIWDLAIKAYHPPMLPPPPR, encoded by the coding sequence ATGAATTTCGACAATGAAGAAACCCAGAACATTGACCAGAAGGCTGACGGCGCGGCGCCGTCCGGGCTTTCTGCGCTCTTGCGGAAGTTCAATTGGCGGCGCTCCGCAGCTTCCGAAACGGAAGAGAGCCCTGAAAGTGCTCCCGGCGAAAGTCTCTATGAAGATCCGCCCGCAGAAGACGTCTCCAAAGACGCCGCTTCGGGCAAGCTCGCATGGCTCCAGCGCCTCAAGCCGCAGGCTGGCCGCAGCAGTGAGCAGGTATCGGATGACATCTTCCTTGAAGATGCGGGCGTTCTTTCCTTCGGAACCAAGAAAGCCGCGATCGGACTGACCTGGACCTCGATCGAAGAGGATACGGCCGTCAAGGATAAGATCGAGGAGATGAACGATCTGACCCGGGACGACCCGACCCAGGCCACCGTCGATTTCAAACTCTACACCGACACCCTGGACAACGGTTTCATCGGTTTGGGCAGCCCTGATCAGGGCCAGGTGCCTGGCATGCGTGCGCTTGTCACGATGCTGCCCCCCGAAGTGACCGGCCCCCGGTGGATCGGTGTGTTCCAGCTCAGTGAGGCCAGCGACACCTGGTGGGTCGGATCGATCCGGGACGGCAAGGTTTTCGACGATCAGATCCTGCGCTCCCGGGAAGCAGCGGAGCAGATCTTCCTTGCTGACCTGGAGGCCCCGGACTGGACCGCCGTCTATGCGCCTTTGGAGTGGGGAATTCCGCAGACACGCCGTGAGAAGCTGCACGAGCTCGTCGATCTGCGTTCCGGCAGCAAGCTGAAATCCTGCACCCCGATCAAAGACAATCTGCCGCGGATCCTGCTGGGCAGCGTTCTCTTGGCCGCCGCCGCCGGCGGGTACTTCTTCATCGAACATCAAAGGGCTGAACAGGAACGAGAGCTGAGGGAACTGCGCCGCCGGGCTGAGCAGGGAATGACCTTCTCCCCTCATGATGTGCCCTGGCACAAATCGGTTGAGATTGGCGGGTTTATCGAAGTCTGCATGAAGGAGATGGCCAAGTCCGCCATTCTCATCCCCGGCTGGGAGGCCCAGCCCATCTCCTGCTCGTTTGACAAAGGCAAGGGGACGATCAGCACCGGCTGGAGCCGCTCAGGCGGAAGCTTCAGCTGGCTTCGCGCGGCCATCCCCGCGGACGAACCAGCACCGCGCCTGTCCGCCAACGGTGAAACCGCGTCCTGGGGACGGACCTTTGAATTCAGCGTGAATGAGATCTCCTTCCAGGAAAAACCCTGGTCGGGCGTCCTGATCGAGGAGCGGCTGCGTGAGCGCTTCCAGGTCCTGGGTGCTCCGCTGGCCATTCGGCCGAATGACAAAAACCAGAAAGCGGCACGCACGCATCCGGTTTTCAACTCGCACGACATCCGTATTTCGGCCCCATACAGGCTGACGAATTTTGGGGATATCCTGGAGGATGTACCGGCGCTCGTCCCGCAGGCTCTGCTATACAATATGCAGACCGGGATCTGGGATTTGGCGATCAAAGCCTACCATCCGCCTATGCTGCCTCCTCCTCCGCGTTAA
- a CDS encoding toxin co-regulated pilus biosynthesis Q family protein yields MKTSSDKNALMRLAFAAGLALFACTHAAPLAAGGGAPGDAPAASAQNKWVVMAGTSLKDTLDGWTRVSGWTLIWDSPDDYRLRASATFAGGFEESASSLIDSIYLGNPELSATFHRGNRVLHIQHQPLSSN; encoded by the coding sequence ATGAAAACGTCGTCAGACAAAAATGCACTCATGCGCCTGGCGTTTGCCGCAGGGCTCGCGCTGTTCGCCTGCACCCATGCTGCACCGCTTGCAGCGGGCGGCGGCGCCCCTGGCGATGCGCCTGCGGCATCGGCGCAGAACAAATGGGTTGTCATGGCCGGCACGTCTTTGAAGGACACGCTGGACGGCTGGACCCGGGTGTCGGGCTGGACGCTCATCTGGGACAGTCCGGATGATTACCGGCTGCGCGCCTCGGCGACCTTTGCTGGCGGTTTTGAGGAAAGCGCGTCGAGCCTGATCGACTCCATTTACCTGGGCAACCCCGAGCTTTCCGCAACATTCCACCGCGGCAACCGCGTGCTGCACATCCAGCACCAGCCGCTGAGCAGCAACTGA
- a CDS encoding secretion/conjugation apparatus DotM-related subunit gives MSQQQQQPGGEDQEFIKLGICLLICVIILWGVLATQEYRLNAVIGAVTWVHILPFALAGKYVPFLADIPFLGNWLFGPAMQAMTFLERGGYAVMEPPQRTAILAAGGRSATVIYGAVLSWIAVRGKDFRVDQKYRTLHTLESMIRVQSEDWVTSRIARHVNPLKGKEIDARRIAEAVSGRANADTAMPGNLLPKRVIMMQPGTWNRALRPEEWLISNGLAFDPDRFKELSDPERNAKVTDFEFKGSWEQLDLEEISEVLSVQLRSPWKGPEQLRPSLRAVYAVMALFYDYDIDGGNKLLNELALLADGTGVRRGGMDFAIQYEAGMMAKVDKIALGRQGKMLAKCAQHHAWVESAFPTLMAVARKDRGVLPPAAFLWLKVEDRLLWYILNNVGNDAVMVEAAGAIAHSRAETQISKPLFRPAVYQAARALLEDYLDMTPERIESRRDKAIRQRSPGDQLNMLRDEIMFGDAPDQAEEHLDVEEDE, from the coding sequence ATGTCCCAGCAGCAACAGCAGCCGGGCGGCGAGGACCAGGAATTCATCAAGCTGGGCATCTGCCTGCTCATATGCGTGATCATTCTTTGGGGAGTGCTTGCAACCCAGGAGTATCGGCTCAATGCGGTCATTGGTGCTGTAACCTGGGTCCATATCCTCCCATTTGCCCTGGCAGGCAAATACGTTCCCTTCCTCGCTGACATCCCCTTCCTTGGGAATTGGCTCTTTGGCCCCGCCATGCAGGCGATGACATTTCTGGAGCGGGGCGGTTATGCCGTCATGGAGCCCCCTCAGCGCACCGCCATCCTCGCGGCGGGCGGGCGCAGTGCAACGGTCATTTACGGTGCCGTCCTGTCGTGGATTGCCGTTCGCGGCAAAGACTTCCGCGTCGACCAGAAGTATCGCACTCTGCACACCCTGGAATCCATGATCCGGGTCCAGTCCGAGGATTGGGTAACCTCCCGCATTGCGCGGCATGTAAACCCTCTCAAGGGCAAGGAAATCGATGCCCGCCGAATCGCGGAGGCCGTCTCAGGGCGTGCCAATGCCGATACGGCAATGCCGGGCAATCTGCTGCCCAAGCGGGTCATTATGATGCAGCCCGGCACTTGGAACCGGGCGCTGCGGCCTGAGGAATGGCTGATCAGCAATGGGCTGGCCTTTGATCCCGACCGCTTCAAGGAGCTGTCCGATCCGGAGCGCAACGCCAAGGTTACGGACTTCGAGTTCAAGGGAAGCTGGGAGCAGCTGGATCTTGAAGAGATCTCCGAAGTGCTGTCCGTACAGCTCCGCTCCCCCTGGAAAGGACCTGAGCAGCTGCGCCCTTCGCTGCGGGCCGTATATGCTGTCATGGCCCTTTTCTATGACTATGATATCGACGGCGGCAACAAGCTCCTCAATGAGCTTGCATTGCTTGCAGACGGCACCGGCGTCAGGCGCGGCGGCATGGACTTCGCGATCCAGTATGAGGCTGGAATGATGGCGAAGGTCGACAAGATTGCCTTGGGCCGTCAGGGCAAGATGCTGGCAAAATGCGCGCAGCACCATGCATGGGTGGAAAGCGCCTTCCCAACGCTCATGGCAGTGGCACGCAAGGACCGCGGCGTGCTGCCGCCGGCCGCGTTCCTGTGGCTGAAGGTTGAAGACCGGTTGCTCTGGTACATCCTGAACAATGTGGGCAATGATGCTGTGATGGTCGAGGCCGCCGGGGCGATCGCCCACTCGCGCGCTGAAACTCAGATCTCCAAGCCCTTGTTCCGCCCGGCTGTGTATCAGGCGGCACGGGCGCTGCTCGAAGATTATCTCGACATGACCCCCGAACGGATCGAAAGCCGCCGGGACAAGGCAATCCGCCAGCGCTCCCCGGGAGACCAGCTCAACATGCTGCGCGATGAGATCATGTTCGGGGATGCGCCTGACCAGGCTGAAGAGCATTTGGACGTTGAGGAAGACGAATGA
- a CDS encoding ATPase, T2SS/T4P/T4SS family, which translates to MFGRSSSKPRPAPPAAMPQAASRPPAPPAAPQPPAGAAARPSQGLAPQLMPEGDLAKILSAYNFIDLYISNDPLAPIMARGLRAATIGLSAFGKGLVRLPEVLYDDATRLYEVIDRKWKHSDYKREFTVVHDERSYRCALIAPPDFRFTEGLEPLRENEVRWCIRQVSGAAPSFEEQGLSAEARQNIQDLIIRRGLVICSGPFASGKTTLASSIVDHWVAESRDVGITLEDPPEIPLARVTEDRGVIYQIDLMDRSVRDAIKHARRWSPRYVFLGEVRTGDVASELLHMAISGPLAICTIHASDPVQAIVSLFRFASSAMSEDMAKDMISAALQHVFHQEMVSGRVLMKQAKIHGVDNHLIRSKIKAGNFRGLYEDFERQVINSNSPARAG; encoded by the coding sequence ATGTTCGGACGTTCATCCAGCAAACCGCGCCCGGCACCACCAGCGGCAATGCCGCAGGCCGCATCCCGACCACCGGCGCCGCCCGCGGCGCCGCAACCCCCTGCAGGTGCGGCCGCCAGGCCATCCCAGGGGCTGGCCCCTCAATTGATGCCGGAAGGCGACCTCGCCAAGATCCTGTCTGCCTACAACTTCATTGACCTCTACATATCAAACGATCCCCTGGCGCCGATCATGGCTCGCGGACTGAGGGCAGCAACCATCGGCCTGAGCGCTTTCGGCAAGGGGCTCGTGCGGCTCCCTGAGGTGCTCTACGATGACGCGACACGGCTCTACGAGGTGATCGACCGCAAATGGAAGCATTCCGACTACAAGCGGGAGTTCACAGTCGTTCACGATGAACGGTCATACCGCTGCGCTCTGATCGCTCCGCCGGATTTCCGGTTTACAGAGGGGCTGGAGCCGTTGCGGGAAAACGAGGTGCGATGGTGTATCCGGCAGGTGAGTGGTGCCGCGCCCAGTTTTGAAGAACAGGGTCTGTCCGCAGAAGCCCGGCAGAACATCCAAGACCTGATCATCCGCAGGGGGCTGGTGATCTGTTCCGGCCCGTTTGCGTCCGGCAAGACGACGCTTGCCTCATCGATCGTGGATCACTGGGTCGCGGAAAGCCGGGACGTTGGCATCACATTGGAGGATCCGCCGGAAATCCCGCTGGCGCGCGTGACTGAGGACAGGGGCGTGATCTATCAGATCGACCTCATGGACCGCTCGGTCCGCGATGCTATCAAACACGCCCGCCGCTGGTCCCCGCGATACGTCTTCCTCGGGGAGGTCAGGACGGGCGACGTTGCGAGCGAGCTGCTGCATATGGCAATCTCTGGGCCGCTTGCCATCTGCACGATCCACGCATCCGACCCTGTACAGGCCATCGTGTCGCTCTTCCGCTTCGCATCGTCGGCGATGTCTGAAGATATGGCGAAGGACATGATCTCCGCAGCTTTGCAGCATGTTTTCCATCAGGAGATGGTGAGCGGGCGGGTGCTGATGAAGCAGGCCAAAATCCATGGCGTCGACAATCACCTCATCCGCTCGAAGATCAAAGCAGGCAACTTCCGGGGTCTCTACGAGGACTTTGAGCGTCAGGTTATCAACAGCAATAGCCCGGCCAGGGCAGGGTGA